The following are encoded in a window of Lates calcarifer isolate ASB-BC8 linkage group LG20, TLL_Latcal_v3, whole genome shotgun sequence genomic DNA:
- the myo1ca gene encoding unconventional myosin-Ic isoform X2: MESALTARDRVGVQDFVLLENYNSEAAFIENLRRRFKENLIYTYIGSVLVSVNPYKELEIYSKQQMERYRGVSFYEISPHIYAVSDNTYRAMRTERKDQCILISGESGAGKTEASKKILLYYAVTCPMNDHMAALGDRLLQSNPVLEAFGNAKTLRNDNSSRFGKYMDVQFDFRGAPVGGHILNYLLEKSRVVHQNHGERNFHIFYQLLEGGDEDLLNTLDLERNPQNYQYLVKGNCPRVSSISDKNNWKVVMKALPVIGFTEEEVQKLLNIIAGVLHLGNTQFGEGEEGETYITTETQITKLVKLLGVDGSALREALTHKKLTAKGEEMISPLNFEQAISARDALAKAVYGRTFTWLVEKINQSLALKDEIYHSNKGSSVIGLLDIYGFEVLQHNSFEQFCINYCNEKLQQLFIELTLRSEQEEYETEGIAWETVQYFDNKIICDLIEEKHKGIISILDEECLRPGETCDVSFLEKLEDTLGGHPHFVTHKLANGKTRRVMSREEFRLLHYAGEVNYNVNGFLDKNNDLLNRNLKEVMCQSDNQILSRCFRREEVMDQKRPEMAATQFKNSLMKLMEILMSKEPSYVRCIKPNDAKQPGRFDEVLVRHQVKYLGLMENLRVRRAGFAYRRRFEAFLQRYKPLCPETWPNWHGRLVDGVSTLVNHLGYKPEEYKLGRSKIFIRFPKTLFTTEDALEAKKPEIALTLQTSWRGYRERAKYQRIRRAVIVIQSGWRGMKARRRAKRRRQAAELIRRFIKGFIYRHEEYCPENEYFLDHVRYSFLKNLRKNLPKSVLDKSWPTPPPLVVEASEHLRTLHMRNMVVKYCRRVQPEWKKQMVQKVVASEIFKDQKDNYPQSVGRLFLDSRLEREQINLKVVQTLGNDKVQYGASVTKYDRRGFKPRPRQLLLTNTFAVLVDRTKIKQRIDYTALRGISVSSLSDGMFVLHMPSEDSKQKADAVLQCDHVIELVTKLAMMAGKIDYVNISPGSIRFTVARGKEGIIDFVRGSEMKVTKGKRGHLLVTVPRTNTT, translated from the exons ATGGAGAGTGCCCTGACTGCACGGGACAGGGTCGGGGTGCAGGACTTTGTCCTGCTGGAGAATTACAACAGTGAGGCAGCCTTCATAGAGAACCTGCGACGGCGCTTCAAAGAAAATCTCATCTAT ACGTACATTGGCTCCGTGTTGGTATCAGTGAACCCTTACAAAGAGCTGGAGATTTACTCCAAGCAGCAGATGGAGCGCTACAGAGGAGTCAGCTTCTACGAAATATCGCCTCACAT CTATGCTGTATCAGACAACACTTATCGAGCAATGCGGACCGAGAGGAAAGACCAGTGTATTCTCATATCGGGTGAGAGTGGAGCAGGTAAAACAGAGGCCTCCAAGAAGATCCTCCTCTACTACGCCGTCACCTGCCCCATGAATGATCACATGGCCGCCCTTGGTGACCGCCTACTGCAGTCCAACCCTGTTCTGGAG GCATTTGGCAACGCCAAAACACTGAGGAATGACAACTCCAGTCGCTTTGGGAAATACATGGATGTCCAGTTTGACTTTAGG GGGGCACCAGTGGGTGGTCACATCCTGAACTACCTGCTGGAGAAATCTCGTGTGGTTCATCAGAACCACGGCGAGAGGAACTTCCACATCTTCTATCAGCTTTTggagggaggagatgaagacCTGCTCAACACATTAGACCTGGAAAGAAACCCCCAGAACTACCAGTATCTGGTCAAG GGTAACTGCCCCAGAGTCAGCTCCATCAGTGACAAGAATAATTGGAAAGTTGTGATGAAGGCCCTGCCTGTTATTGGCTTCACTGAGGAAGAAGTGCAG AAATTGCTGAACATCATTGCTGGTGTTCTCCATCTGGGAAACACTCAGTTTGGggaaggggaggaaggagaaacTTATATCACCACTGAGACCCAGATAACAAAACTTGTAAAG ctgCTGGGTGTTGATGGCTCAGCCCTGAGGGAGGCTCTCACTCACAAGAAACTCACTGCCAAAGGAGAGGAG ATGATCAGCCCGCTAAACTTTGAGCAGGCAATATCTGCCCGTGATGCCTTAGCCAAGGCTGTGTACGGTCGGACCTTCACTTGGTTGGTGGAGAAAATCAACCAGTCGCTGGCTCTGAAG GATGAAATCTACCATAGCAATAAGGGCTCCTCAGTTATAGGACTTCTTGATATCTATGGCTTTGAAGTCCTGCAGCACAATAG CTTTGAGCAGTTCTGCATCAACTACTGCAATGAGAAACTCCAGCAGCTCTTTATTGAGCTAACCCTGAGATCTGAGCAGGAGGAGTATGAGACAGAAGGAATTGCA TGGGAGACGGTGCAGTACTTTGACAACAAGATCATTTGTGACCTGATAGAGGAGAAGCACAAAGGCATCATCTCCATTCTG GATGAGGAGTGCCTGAGACCTGGAGAGACTTGCGATGTTTCCTTTTTAGAGAAACTGGAGGACACGCTGGGCGGCCACCCCCATTTTGTCAC TCATAAACTGGCAAATGGAAAAACCCGCAGGGTAATGAGTAGGGAGGAATTCAGGCTGTTGCATTATGCTGGCGAAGTCAACTACAATGTCAATG GTTTTCTAGACAAGAACAATGATTTGCTGAACAGGAACCTGAAAGAG GTCATGTGCCAGTCAGACAACCAGATACTTAGTCGCTGCTTCCgcagagaggaagtgatggaTCAGAAACGCCCAGAGATG GCTGCCACTCAGTTTAAAAACAGCCTGATGAAACTTATGGAGATCCTCATGTCTAAAGAACCATCCTACGTGCGCTGTATCAAACCTAATGACGCCAAGCAACCAG GAAGGTTTGATGAAGTTCTGGTCAGACACCAGGTGAAGTACCTGGGCCTGATGGAAAACCTGAGGGTCAGGAGAGCAGGCTTTGCCTATCGACGTCGTTTTGAGGCCTTCCTGCAGAG GTATAAGCCCCTGTGTCCTGAGACGTGGCCAAACTGGCACGGGAGACTCGTTGATGGTGTGTCCACACTGGTCAACCACCTGGGCTACAAACCAGAGGAGTACAAACTGGGCAG aTCAAAAATCTTCATCCGTTTCCCAAAAACTCTCTTCACCACTGAGGATGCACTAGAAGCGAAAAAGCCAGAGATAG CTTTGACTCTGCAGACATCATGGAGAGGCTACAGGGAGAGAGCCAAGTACCAACGCATCAGACGTGCAG tGATAGTGATCCAGTCTGGGTGGCGAGGGATGAAAGCACGCAGGAGGGCTAAGAGGCGTCGACAGGCTGCTGAGTTAATCCGCAG GTTCATAAAAGGCTTCATCTACCGTCATGAGGAATACTGCCCTGAGAATGAGTATTTCCTGGATCATGTCCGCTACTCCTTCCTCAAGAATCTACGTAAAAACCTGCCCAAGAGCGTTTTGGACAAAAGCTGGCCGACGCCTCCTCCCCTTGTTGTTGAG GCCTCAGAGCACCTGCGGACGCTGCACATGAGAAACATGGTTGTGAAGTATTGCAGGAGGGTCCAGCCTGAATGGAAGAAACAG ATGGTGCAGAAAGTCGTAGCCAGTGAGATCTTCAAGGATCAGAAAGACAACTACCCTCAGAGTGTTGGCAGGCTGTTTTTGGACTCCCGGCTTG AACGTGAGCAAATCAATCTCAAAGTCGTCCAGACTCTCGGCAACGACAAAGTGCAG TACGGTGCGTCAGTTACAAAGTATGACAGAAGGGGATTCAAGCCTCGCCCTCGCCAACTGCTCCTCACAAACACCTTTGCAGTGCTGGTGGACAGGACCAAGATCAAGCAGAGGATTGACTACACAGCTCTGAGAG GTATCTCTGTGAGCTCTCTCAGCGATGGGATGTTTGTTCTGCACATGCCCAGTGAGGACAGTAAGCAGAAG GCCGatgctgtgctgcagtgtgaccACGTGATTGAGCTGGTGACAAAACTAGCCATGATGGCCGGCAAGATCGATTACGTCAACATCAGCCCGGGCAG CATTAGGTTTACAGTGGCTCGTGGCAAGGAAGGAATCATTGACTTTGTCAGGGGTTCAGAGATGAAGGTGACTAAAGGCAAACGAGGACATCTGCTAGTG ACTGTTCCTCGCACCAACACCACATGA
- the myo1ca gene encoding unconventional myosin-Ic isoform X1 has protein sequence MRYQGREVDIEGRVRLVMESALTARDRVGVQDFVLLENYNSEAAFIENLRRRFKENLIYTYIGSVLVSVNPYKELEIYSKQQMERYRGVSFYEISPHIYAVSDNTYRAMRTERKDQCILISGESGAGKTEASKKILLYYAVTCPMNDHMAALGDRLLQSNPVLEAFGNAKTLRNDNSSRFGKYMDVQFDFRGAPVGGHILNYLLEKSRVVHQNHGERNFHIFYQLLEGGDEDLLNTLDLERNPQNYQYLVKGNCPRVSSISDKNNWKVVMKALPVIGFTEEEVQKLLNIIAGVLHLGNTQFGEGEEGETYITTETQITKLVKLLGVDGSALREALTHKKLTAKGEEMISPLNFEQAISARDALAKAVYGRTFTWLVEKINQSLALKDEIYHSNKGSSVIGLLDIYGFEVLQHNSFEQFCINYCNEKLQQLFIELTLRSEQEEYETEGIAWETVQYFDNKIICDLIEEKHKGIISILDEECLRPGETCDVSFLEKLEDTLGGHPHFVTHKLANGKTRRVMSREEFRLLHYAGEVNYNVNGFLDKNNDLLNRNLKEVMCQSDNQILSRCFRREEVMDQKRPEMAATQFKNSLMKLMEILMSKEPSYVRCIKPNDAKQPGRFDEVLVRHQVKYLGLMENLRVRRAGFAYRRRFEAFLQRYKPLCPETWPNWHGRLVDGVSTLVNHLGYKPEEYKLGRSKIFIRFPKTLFTTEDALEAKKPEIALTLQTSWRGYRERAKYQRIRRAVIVIQSGWRGMKARRRAKRRRQAAELIRRFIKGFIYRHEEYCPENEYFLDHVRYSFLKNLRKNLPKSVLDKSWPTPPPLVVEASEHLRTLHMRNMVVKYCRRVQPEWKKQMVQKVVASEIFKDQKDNYPQSVGRLFLDSRLEREQINLKVVQTLGNDKVQYGASVTKYDRRGFKPRPRQLLLTNTFAVLVDRTKIKQRIDYTALRGISVSSLSDGMFVLHMPSEDSKQKADAVLQCDHVIELVTKLAMMAGKIDYVNISPGSIRFTVARGKEGIIDFVRGSEMKVTKGKRGHLLVTVPRTNTT, from the exons ATGAGGTACCAAGGCAGG GAGGTGGATATTGAAGGAAGAGTGCGTCTGGTGATGGAGAGTGCCCTGACTGCACGGGACAGGGTCGGGGTGCAGGACTTTGTCCTGCTGGAGAATTACAACAGTGAGGCAGCCTTCATAGAGAACCTGCGACGGCGCTTCAAAGAAAATCTCATCTAT ACGTACATTGGCTCCGTGTTGGTATCAGTGAACCCTTACAAAGAGCTGGAGATTTACTCCAAGCAGCAGATGGAGCGCTACAGAGGAGTCAGCTTCTACGAAATATCGCCTCACAT CTATGCTGTATCAGACAACACTTATCGAGCAATGCGGACCGAGAGGAAAGACCAGTGTATTCTCATATCGGGTGAGAGTGGAGCAGGTAAAACAGAGGCCTCCAAGAAGATCCTCCTCTACTACGCCGTCACCTGCCCCATGAATGATCACATGGCCGCCCTTGGTGACCGCCTACTGCAGTCCAACCCTGTTCTGGAG GCATTTGGCAACGCCAAAACACTGAGGAATGACAACTCCAGTCGCTTTGGGAAATACATGGATGTCCAGTTTGACTTTAGG GGGGCACCAGTGGGTGGTCACATCCTGAACTACCTGCTGGAGAAATCTCGTGTGGTTCATCAGAACCACGGCGAGAGGAACTTCCACATCTTCTATCAGCTTTTggagggaggagatgaagacCTGCTCAACACATTAGACCTGGAAAGAAACCCCCAGAACTACCAGTATCTGGTCAAG GGTAACTGCCCCAGAGTCAGCTCCATCAGTGACAAGAATAATTGGAAAGTTGTGATGAAGGCCCTGCCTGTTATTGGCTTCACTGAGGAAGAAGTGCAG AAATTGCTGAACATCATTGCTGGTGTTCTCCATCTGGGAAACACTCAGTTTGGggaaggggaggaaggagaaacTTATATCACCACTGAGACCCAGATAACAAAACTTGTAAAG ctgCTGGGTGTTGATGGCTCAGCCCTGAGGGAGGCTCTCACTCACAAGAAACTCACTGCCAAAGGAGAGGAG ATGATCAGCCCGCTAAACTTTGAGCAGGCAATATCTGCCCGTGATGCCTTAGCCAAGGCTGTGTACGGTCGGACCTTCACTTGGTTGGTGGAGAAAATCAACCAGTCGCTGGCTCTGAAG GATGAAATCTACCATAGCAATAAGGGCTCCTCAGTTATAGGACTTCTTGATATCTATGGCTTTGAAGTCCTGCAGCACAATAG CTTTGAGCAGTTCTGCATCAACTACTGCAATGAGAAACTCCAGCAGCTCTTTATTGAGCTAACCCTGAGATCTGAGCAGGAGGAGTATGAGACAGAAGGAATTGCA TGGGAGACGGTGCAGTACTTTGACAACAAGATCATTTGTGACCTGATAGAGGAGAAGCACAAAGGCATCATCTCCATTCTG GATGAGGAGTGCCTGAGACCTGGAGAGACTTGCGATGTTTCCTTTTTAGAGAAACTGGAGGACACGCTGGGCGGCCACCCCCATTTTGTCAC TCATAAACTGGCAAATGGAAAAACCCGCAGGGTAATGAGTAGGGAGGAATTCAGGCTGTTGCATTATGCTGGCGAAGTCAACTACAATGTCAATG GTTTTCTAGACAAGAACAATGATTTGCTGAACAGGAACCTGAAAGAG GTCATGTGCCAGTCAGACAACCAGATACTTAGTCGCTGCTTCCgcagagaggaagtgatggaTCAGAAACGCCCAGAGATG GCTGCCACTCAGTTTAAAAACAGCCTGATGAAACTTATGGAGATCCTCATGTCTAAAGAACCATCCTACGTGCGCTGTATCAAACCTAATGACGCCAAGCAACCAG GAAGGTTTGATGAAGTTCTGGTCAGACACCAGGTGAAGTACCTGGGCCTGATGGAAAACCTGAGGGTCAGGAGAGCAGGCTTTGCCTATCGACGTCGTTTTGAGGCCTTCCTGCAGAG GTATAAGCCCCTGTGTCCTGAGACGTGGCCAAACTGGCACGGGAGACTCGTTGATGGTGTGTCCACACTGGTCAACCACCTGGGCTACAAACCAGAGGAGTACAAACTGGGCAG aTCAAAAATCTTCATCCGTTTCCCAAAAACTCTCTTCACCACTGAGGATGCACTAGAAGCGAAAAAGCCAGAGATAG CTTTGACTCTGCAGACATCATGGAGAGGCTACAGGGAGAGAGCCAAGTACCAACGCATCAGACGTGCAG tGATAGTGATCCAGTCTGGGTGGCGAGGGATGAAAGCACGCAGGAGGGCTAAGAGGCGTCGACAGGCTGCTGAGTTAATCCGCAG GTTCATAAAAGGCTTCATCTACCGTCATGAGGAATACTGCCCTGAGAATGAGTATTTCCTGGATCATGTCCGCTACTCCTTCCTCAAGAATCTACGTAAAAACCTGCCCAAGAGCGTTTTGGACAAAAGCTGGCCGACGCCTCCTCCCCTTGTTGTTGAG GCCTCAGAGCACCTGCGGACGCTGCACATGAGAAACATGGTTGTGAAGTATTGCAGGAGGGTCCAGCCTGAATGGAAGAAACAG ATGGTGCAGAAAGTCGTAGCCAGTGAGATCTTCAAGGATCAGAAAGACAACTACCCTCAGAGTGTTGGCAGGCTGTTTTTGGACTCCCGGCTTG AACGTGAGCAAATCAATCTCAAAGTCGTCCAGACTCTCGGCAACGACAAAGTGCAG TACGGTGCGTCAGTTACAAAGTATGACAGAAGGGGATTCAAGCCTCGCCCTCGCCAACTGCTCCTCACAAACACCTTTGCAGTGCTGGTGGACAGGACCAAGATCAAGCAGAGGATTGACTACACAGCTCTGAGAG GTATCTCTGTGAGCTCTCTCAGCGATGGGATGTTTGTTCTGCACATGCCCAGTGAGGACAGTAAGCAGAAG GCCGatgctgtgctgcagtgtgaccACGTGATTGAGCTGGTGACAAAACTAGCCATGATGGCCGGCAAGATCGATTACGTCAACATCAGCCCGGGCAG CATTAGGTTTACAGTGGCTCGTGGCAAGGAAGGAATCATTGACTTTGTCAGGGGTTCAGAGATGAAGGTGACTAAAGGCAAACGAGGACATCTGCTAGTG ACTGTTCCTCGCACCAACACCACATGA
- the arhgap35b gene encoding rho GTPase-activating protein 35 yields MMAKKQDARSPIYNLIVVGLSGTEKEKGQCGVGKSCLCNRFVRPSADDFYLDHTSVLSTSDFGGRVVNNDHFLFWGEVSRVLEEGPECRMHVVEQTEFIDDQTFQPHRSTAMQPYIKRAAATKLASAEKLMYFCTDQLGLEQDFEQKQMPEGKLQVDGFLLCVDVSRGMNRNFDDQLKFVTNLYGQLSKTKKPIVLVLTKCDEGVERYIKDAHTFAITKKSLPVVETSARSNINVDLAFLTLVQLIDKSRGKPKIIPYFEALKLQSQQIASAKDRYEWLINRIVKNHNETWLNTSRRMNTSPEYKEYVFLEGTAKCKKLFQQHVYRLKQEHIERRRKIYLSTLPLALSSLVPDLDEIDQLSWSGVQKVLESKQHFAHWFVVLEDSPWEDTSHIDNMEDERIPSDLLETAEAEDIFNAHLEHLRNECRRAEMRLEFKQKLASSPFVTPGKPWEEARSFIMNEEFYQWLEEPEYLDLYNRHQKEIIDRAKEDFQELLLEYSELFYELEVDAKPSKEKMGAIQEVLGEEQRFKALQKLPAERDALVLKHIHFVYHPTKETCPNSPHCGDSKIEQLLASRFPTCYPFFDVKAHFGDTKADRINLVILGKDGLAREFANEIRALCTNDDWYVLDGKMYELTLRPIEGNVRLPVNSFHTPTFTPHGCLCLYNSKESLSYVVESLERLRESTLGRRDSQLAQLPTSLLLVTKRGVGSYVDIGGDTALNLITQGQQVARRLQCSFLDPASPGVGYGHNVNETQINQVLRSLLDIRRSTSFSSSSPPLLPEPQGLRDSPHQPVPEADLRVVMCLMCGDSYDIEQLLSPFLMHQHCRPMSNSGTSVLLEQTVGGHKLAIELSLLSYHASFTLRKSRLVHGYIAVYSVSRKASLETLCAFLCEVQDIIPVQLLAVGDSQAELTDSDYACEQLIQGEELAHEIEGRFNSVVCGSGGVVGGLHRIEMFHSFLMEVVEKRNIVEATHMYDNVAEACTNESVYSPRCSSPSPVTMFLDSEDDVEPSPPYYDGTLTSHSGGYNLSDLDSSDISVISDIRDFENKLNNKVPPQVRVKPGVTFDFRKVSRNPYIDTLGHRRSLPSAVTWVPGGDVGYDPSDYAEPMDAVSKPRPSNEEIIYSVPHDSTQGKIITIRNSNRMHSNGNGSDSEADSSSLERRRKFSAVGVKPRLYRDRSKRLGKFSSFRTSFIGSDDEMGALPKSKEDDFGTLKGESLVNEESEDPKKRNILKSLRRTAKKTRPKPRPAIPKPMESSYFGVPLVNVVSPDRPIPLFIEKCVRFIETTGLNTEGLYRVSGNKSEMESMQRQFEQDHGLDLVEKDFSINTVAGALKSFFSELPEPLVPCALQVDLLDAFKINDREQRLYTMKDVLRKFPRENYDVFKYVVSHLHKVSQLSRVNLMTSENLSICFWPTLMRPDFSTMDALTATRTYQTIIETFIHQCAFFFYNQPLLDSPTGLAGLPASPTTTLSGSSAYSCYRSSPPHTTTHFSPLQQSPPTTPQSPLQSLLPPLHQHPHSHHSPAEQETL; encoded by the exons ATGATGGCGAAAAAGCAAGATGCCCGATCACCCATTTACAACCTCATTGTGGTGGGTTTGTcaggaacagagaaagagaagggacaATGTGGGGTTGGGAAGTCCTGTTTGTGCAATAGGTTTGTGCGACCTAGTGCTGATGACTTCTACTTGGACCACACATCAGTGTTGAGCACCAGTGACTTTGGGGGTCGAGTGGTTAATAATGATCACTTTCTGTTTTGGGGGGAGGTGTCACGGGTTCTGGAGGAGGGGCCTGAATGCAGGATGCATGTTGTGGAGCAAACTGAATTCATCGATGACCAGACATTTCAGCCACACCGTAGCACTGCTATGCAGCCCTATATCAAACGGGCAGCTGCAACCAAGCTGGCTTCAGCAGAGAAGCTCATGTACTTCTGTACAGATCAGCTGGGTCTGGAGCAAGATtttgagcaaaaacaaatgCCTGAGGGCAAGCTGCAGGTCGATGGCTTCCTGCTTTGTGTTGATGTCAGCCGGGGCATGAACCGCAACTTTGATGACCAGCTGAAATTTGTCACAAACCTGTATGGTCAGCTTAGCAAGACAAAGAAGCCAATTGTGCTGGTCCTCACCAAGTGCGATGAAGGAGTTGAACGCTATATCAAAGATGCACATACCTTTGCTATCACAAAAAAGAGTCTGCCAGTAGTTGAGACATCTGCGCGCTCAAACATAAATGTGGACCTTGCCTTCCTCACTTTGGTTCAACTTATTGATAAGAGCAGGGGAAAGCCCAAGATCATCCCTTATTTTGAAGCTCTGAAGCTCCAGAGTCAGCAGATAGCTTCTGCCAAGGATCGCTATGAATGGCTAATCAACCGTATAGTAAAGAATCATAATGAAACCTGGTTAAACACCAGTCGACGCATGAACACCTCCCCAGAGTACAAAGAATATGTCTTTTTGGAGGGAACAGCCAAGTGCAAGAAGCTTTTTCAACAGCATGTCTACCGTCTGAAGCAGGAACATATTGAGAGGCGTCGCAAAATATACTTAAGCACTCTTCCTTTAGCACTTAGTTCTTTGGTGCCTGACCTGGATGAGATAGATCAACTGAGCTGGTCTGGGGTACAGAAGGTCCTAGAGTCCAAGCAGCACTTTGCCCACTGGTTTGTTGTTCTGGAAGACTCACCATGGGAGGATACATCTCATATTGATAACATGGAAGATGAACGAATCCCTTCAGACCTACTGGAGACTGCAGAAGCAGAGGACATATTTAATGCTCACCTGGAACATCTGCGTAATGAGTGCAGACGAGCAGAGATGAGGCTGGAGTTTAAACAGAAGCTGGCTTCCTCTCCCTTTGTCACACCCGGTAAACCATGGGAGGAGGCACGCAGCTTTATCATGAATGAAGAGTTCTACCAGTGGCTCGAGGAGCCAGAGTACTTGGACCTGTACAACCGCCATCAGAAGGAGATCATTGACCGTGCTAAAGAAGACTTTCAGGAGCTCTTACTGGAGTACTCTGAGCTTTTTTATGAACTGGAGGTAGATGCCAAGCCGAGCAAGGAGAAGATGGGGGCAATCCAGGAGGTTTTGGGGGAGGAACAGAGATTCAAGGCACTACAAAAGCTTCCAGCTGAAAGAGATGCTCTGGTACTGAAGCATATCCACTTTGTCTATCACCCTACCAAGGAGACCTGCCCTAACAGTCCTCACTGTGGAGACTCTAAGATTGAACAACTCTTAGCTTCCCGTTTCCCCACATGTTACCCCTTTTTTGATGTGAAAGCTCATTTTGGAGACACCAAGGCTGACAGAATTAACCTTGTCATACTAGGGAAGGATGGACTGGCCAGAGAATTTGCCAATGAGATTAGAGCTCTCTGCACAAATGATGACTGGTATGTGTTAGACGGGAAGATGTATGAACTGACACTGCGGCCCATTGAGGGAAATGTACGTCTTCCAGTAAACTCCTTCCACACCCCCACTTTCACCCCTCACGgatgtctgtgtctgtacaaTTCAAAAGAATCCCTCTCTTATGTGGTCGAAAGCCTGGAGCGGCTTAGGGAATCAACTCTAGGTCGAAGGGACAGCCAGCTGGCACAGCTGCCAACATCACTGCTTTTAGTTACTAAAAGAGGCGTAGGATCATATGTGGATATAGGTGGAGACACTGCCTTAAACCTAATAACACAGGGACAGCAGGTTGCAAGGAGACTGCAGTGTAGCTTTTTAGACCCTGCCTCCCCTGGTGTGGGCTATGGCCATAATGTCAATGAGACTCAAATCAACCAGGTGCTGAGGAGCCTTCTGGATATTAGGAGGAGCACATCCTTTAGTAGCAgctccccacccctcctccctgaGCCTCAAGGTCTCCGAGACTCTCCTCATCAGCCGGTCCCGGAGGCAGACCTCCGCGTCGtcatgtgtttaatgtgtggAGACTCCTATGACATTGAGCAGCTCCTGTCTCCTTTCCTAATGCATCAACACTGCAGGCCCATGTCTAACAGTGGCACCTCTGTATTGCTGGAACAGACAGTTGGTGGGCACAAGCTGGCTATAGAGCTGTCTCTGCTCTCATACCACGCCTCCTTCACTTTGCGCAAGAGCAGGTTAGTACACGGCTACATTGCAGTGTACTCGGTCTCTCGAAAAGCCTCCCTGGAGACTCTGTGTGCATTCTTGTGTGAAGTTCAAGACATCATCCCAGTTCAGCTGTTGGCAGTGGGAGATAGCCAGGCAGAGCTCACCGACAGCGACTATGCCTGCGAACAGCTGATCCAAGGGGAGGAGCTAGCCCATGAGATTGAGGGTCGTTTCAATAGTGTGGTCTGTGGATCCGGGGGGGTAGTGGGAGGCCTGCACAGGATAGAAATGTTCCATTCTTTTCTGATGGAGGTGGTAGAGAAGCGTAACATTGTGGAGGCCACACATATGTACGATAATGTTGCTGAAGCATGCACCAATGAAAGTGTGTACTCTCCACGCTGCAGTTCTCCCAGTCCTGTCACCATGTTCTTGGATTCAGAGGATGACGTCGAGCCATCGCCCCCTTACTATGATGGCACGCTCACTTCTCACAGCGGGGGCTACAACTTGTCCGACTTAGATTCCAGTGACATCTCTGTCATCTCTGATATCAGAGACTTTGAGAACAAACTCAACAACAAAGTACCCCCCCAAGTGAGAGTTAAACCAGGTGTCACTTTTGACTTCCGGAAGGTAAGCCGTAACCCATACATCGATACACTAGGACATCGTCGCTCCCTACCCTCTGCTGTTACCTGGGTCCCTGGTGGGGATGTGGGCTACGATCCCTCAGACTATGCCGAGCCCATGGACGCTGTTTCGAAACCCCGCCCCAGCAATGAAGAGATCATCTACTCTGTGCCACATGACAGCACACAAGGCAAAATCATCACCATCCGCAACTCCAACAGGATGCACTCAAATGGAAATGGCTCAGACAGCGAAGCAGACAGCAGCTCTCTCGAGCGAAGGAGGAAGTTCTCAGCTGTGGGGGTGAAGCCTCGCCTTTACCGTGACCGCTCCAAGCGACTTGGCAAGTTCAGCAGCTTCCGCACGAGCTTCATAGGCAGCGATGACGAGATGGGAGCTCTTCCAAAGTCCAAGGAAGATGACTTTGGGACCCTGAAAGGTGAAAGTCTTGTCAATGAGGAGAGTGAGGACCCGAAAAAGAGGAACATTCTGAAGAGCCTGCGACGAACAGCCAAG aaaacaagacCAAAGCCTCGTCCAGCTATTCCCAAGCCAATGGAGAGCAGTTACTTTGGGGTCCCCCTGGTAAATGTGGTCTCCCCAGACAGACCTATCCCACTCTTCATTGAGAAGTGTGTCCGATTCATTGAGACGACAG GCCTGAATACAGAGGGTTTGTATCGCGTAAGCGGCAACAAGTCGGAGATGGAAAGCATGCAGAGGCAGTTTGAACAGG ACCACGGATTAGACCTAGTGGAGAAAGACTTCTCCATAAACACTGTGGCTGGAGCCCTCAAAAGCTTCTTCTCTGAGCTGCCTGAGCCCCTGGTGCCTTGTGCTCTGCAGGTGGACCTATTGGATGCTTTCA aAATCaatgacagagaacagaggctATACACTATGAAGGATGTCCTGAGGAAGTTCCCCAGAGAGAATTATGATGTCTTCAAATATGTAGTGAGCCACTTACACAA GGTGAGCCAGCTGAGCAGGGTGAACTTGATGACCAGTGAAAACTTGTCCATCTGCTTCTGGCCCACTCTCATGAGACCAGACTTCTCCACAATGGATGCCCTGACTGCCACACGCACCTACCAGACAATCATCGAGACCTTCATCCACCAGTGTGCATTCTTCTTTTACAACCAGCCCCTCCTCGACTCCCCCACGGGCTTGGCGGGCCTCCCCGCctcacccaccaccaccctcagCGGGAGCTCTGCCTACTCTTGTTAccgctcctctcctccccacaccaccacccactTCAGCCCTCTGCAGCAGTCCCCGCCCACCACCCCCCAGTCCCCCCTGCAGTCACtgctccctcccctccaccagCACCCCCACTCCCACCATTCCCCTGCTGAACAAGAGACACTGTGA